In Uranotaenia lowii strain MFRU-FL chromosome 2, ASM2978415v1, whole genome shotgun sequence, one genomic interval encodes:
- the LOC129741969 gene encoding uncharacterized protein LOC129741969: MNLLLLSVLTLVTFCWADLSRLSPQLISGIHDVSANCENELDIPPGSFTLKRLITNDDVSKEDMPFFYCMMKRMELLDAEDQFKRPELDLFLSLIFDPMRFQKVADQCLQHKSDTTIDRLWTFHQCIFEAIGF, translated from the exons ATGAATCTGCTACTGCTTTCAGTCTTGACGCTAGTCACTTTTTGCTGG GCTGATTTGAGTAGACTGTCCCCGCAATTGATATCTGGAATACATGATGTTTCGGCAAATTGTGAAAATGAGCTGGACATTCCTCCGGGCAGTTTTACTCTCAAAAGACTCATCACCAATGATGACGTATCGAAAGAGGATATG CCCTTTTTCTACTGTATGATGAAGCGAATGGAGCTGCTCGATGCGGAAGATCAGTTCAAACGGCCCGAGTTGGATTTGTTTTTGTCGTTGATATTCGACCCGATGCGTTTTCAAAAGGTTGCTGACCAATGTTTGCAGCATAAATCGGACACGACCATCGATCGATTGTGGACCTTCCATCAATGTATATTTGAAGCGATTGGTTTTTAA
- the LOC129748433 gene encoding uncharacterized protein LOC129748433, which yields MKVFIVVALLFCFSTAYAEVTKGQMKTILERAKICMTKLNIPFNDSIPERALYNIDVTEKDLPYIECILRQFGFFDENDNMVPDEVVDFLSQKYDRSKIKPLVEKCIKVQGTLMERVWKYYQCFYTEKTFDM from the exons ATGAAGGTCTTTATTGTTGTTGCGTTGCTGTTCTGTTTTTCGACGGCATAT GCCGAAGTCACCAAAGGACAGATGAAAACGATCCTCGAGAGGGCAAAAATATGCATGACAAAGTTGAACATTCCCTTCAACGATAGCATCCCTGAGCGTGCTCTCTACAATATTGACGTTACGGAGAAGGATTTA ccGTACATCGAATGCATCCTGCGTCAGTTTGGATTTTTCGACGAGAACGATAACATGGTGCCAGATGAGGTGGTGGACTTCCTATCGCAGAAATATGATCGCTCAAAGATTAAACCGTTGGTCGAAAAGTGTATCAAGGTTCAAGGAACGCTGATGGAACGCGTTTGGAAATACTATCAGTGCTTCTACACCGAGAAAACTTTCGATATGTGA
- the LOC129748434 gene encoding uncharacterized protein LOC129748434, with amino-acid sequence MKLFLILLGFLLSTCYADYSKAQIKIIFDTAKVCIEELNIPDDIVERSMYNRDITEKDMPFVVCMMKKMNMIDAQENYLVSNMVDFMAMNYDRAVQQRIMSKCTKQEGTLLERTWKLYQCYFTDKELKL; translated from the exons ATGAAGCTCTTCCTGATATTACTCGGTTTTCTCCTGTCGACATGTTAT GCCGACTACAGCAAAgcccaaatcaaaataattttcgatACTGCAAAGGTATGCATTGAAGAGTTAAATATTCCTGATGACATCGTCGAACGCAGCATGTACAACCGGGACATTACCGAAAAGGATATG CCCTTCGTGGTCTGCATGATGAAGAAAATGAACATGATTGATGCACAGGAGAACTATTTGGTATCGAACATGGTTGATTTCATGGCAATGAACTACGATCGAGCCGTTCAGCAGCGCATCATGAGCAAGTGCACCAAGCAAGAGGGAACCCTGCTGGAGCGGACCTGGAAGCTGTATCAGTGCTATTTCACCGATAAGGAATTGAAGCTGTGA